In one Corallococcus sp. EGB genomic region, the following are encoded:
- a CDS encoding M4 family metallopeptidase: MALRTDLSKPVVATQNRTDTKPVNTVKPQGPVGMSSQSSFSTGAPSKAKATVALSGVGQKLTPGPVDLSSPQAQQAVQQTVAYVNQKNPQLTGITGGTSFSPRSVERDQLGMTHVRMDRMHEGLKVAGEQIIGHLDAKGQFDSLTGDVSNIPVGLGKAPTKLTAKDALAVAQKDFNGDTSKAPTSEKVIVKGKDGQYHAAYHVTLTDTSLSNGKEPRSMNYFIDANTGESVKQYNTLGHLSREATAKRGGSTPTPTPKPTTPAPTTPTKPGTGRVADDQTMYSGKVDLQTTKNKDGTYSLEDKTRGKGIVTYDAKNKPEASGTTAFTDKNDVWGEKTDPSRAAAAVDAHYGAEMTYDFYKDILGRDSIDGKGEKLVSYVHTDVNLVNAFWDGEKMQYGDGDGKESGPLTTLDIAGHEITHGLTERTAGLEYEGESGGLNESFSDIMGTGVEWYASQKNSAVKFDWSVGEDAWTPKNGDNTDALRYMNDPKSDGYSIDNYKDFPKMTEVHGSSGIANNAFYLLTEGGKNRTSGIEVKGGIGMEKSLKIFGRALTTYMTPQTNFSQARAATIKAATDLYGKDSTEAKKVAEAWTAVGVTK, translated from the coding sequence ATGGCCCTGCGCACCGACCTTTCGAAGCCCGTTGTTGCCACCCAGAACCGCACCGACACGAAGCCGGTGAACACCGTGAAGCCCCAGGGTCCGGTGGGCATGAGCTCGCAGTCGAGCTTCAGCACGGGCGCGCCGTCCAAGGCGAAGGCCACGGTGGCGCTGAGCGGCGTGGGCCAGAAGCTGACGCCGGGCCCGGTGGACCTCTCCAGCCCCCAGGCGCAGCAGGCCGTGCAGCAGACGGTGGCGTACGTGAACCAGAAGAACCCGCAGCTGACCGGCATCACGGGCGGCACGTCGTTCTCGCCGCGCTCGGTGGAGCGCGACCAGCTGGGCATGACGCACGTGCGCATGGACCGCATGCACGAGGGCCTGAAGGTCGCCGGTGAGCAGATCATCGGCCACCTGGACGCGAAGGGTCAGTTCGACAGCCTGACGGGCGACGTGTCCAACATCCCGGTGGGCCTGGGCAAGGCGCCCACGAAGCTGACCGCGAAGGACGCGCTGGCCGTGGCGCAGAAGGACTTCAACGGCGACACGTCCAAGGCCCCCACCTCCGAGAAGGTCATCGTGAAGGGCAAGGACGGCCAGTACCACGCCGCCTACCACGTGACGCTCACGGACACGTCGCTGTCCAACGGCAAGGAGCCGCGCTCGATGAACTACTTCATCGACGCGAACACCGGCGAGTCCGTCAAGCAGTACAACACCCTGGGCCACCTGAGCCGCGAGGCCACCGCCAAGCGCGGCGGCAGCACGCCCACGCCCACGCCGAAGCCCACCACGCCGGCGCCGACGACGCCCACCAAGCCGGGCACGGGCCGCGTGGCGGATGACCAGACGATGTACAGCGGCAAGGTCGACCTGCAGACCACGAAGAACAAGGACGGCACGTACTCGCTGGAGGACAAGACGCGCGGCAAGGGCATCGTGACCTACGACGCGAAGAACAAGCCCGAGGCGTCCGGCACCACGGCCTTCACGGACAAGAACGACGTCTGGGGTGAGAAGACCGACCCGTCGCGCGCCGCCGCCGCGGTGGACGCGCACTACGGCGCGGAGATGACCTACGACTTCTACAAGGACATCCTCGGCCGCGACTCCATCGACGGCAAGGGTGAGAAGCTCGTCTCCTACGTGCACACCGACGTGAACCTGGTGAACGCGTTCTGGGACGGCGAGAAGATGCAGTACGGCGACGGCGACGGGAAGGAGTCCGGCCCGCTCACCACGCTGGACATCGCGGGCCACGAAATCACCCACGGCCTCACGGAGCGCACCGCGGGCCTGGAGTACGAGGGCGAGTCCGGCGGCCTCAACGAGTCCTTCAGCGACATCATGGGCACCGGCGTGGAGTGGTACGCCAGCCAGAAGAACAGCGCCGTGAAGTTCGACTGGTCCGTGGGCGAGGACGCGTGGACGCCGAAGAACGGCGACAACACGGACGCCCTCCGCTACATGAACGACCCGAAGTCGGACGGCTACTCCATCGACAACTACAAGGACTTCCCGAAGATGACGGAGGTCCACGGCTCCAGCGGCATCGCGAACAACGCCTTCTACCTGCTCACCGAGGGCGGCAAGAACCGCACCTCCGGCATCGAGGTGAAGGGCGGCATCGGCATGGAGAAGAGCCTGAAGATCTTCGGCCGCGCGCTGACCACGTACATGACGCCGCAGACGAACTTCTCCCAGGCCCGCGCCGCCACCATCAAGGCGGCCACGGACCTGTACGGCAAGGACTCCACCGAGGCGAAGAAGGTCGCCGAGGCCTGGACCGCCGTCGGCGTGACCAAGTAA
- a CDS encoding FUSC family protein, whose translation MREDGGDTAAEGWVAPRGRAARGHLPRHVAGLFRFQPGRPAVAAGLRTALALGVPLMVSALLGNPAASWAGMAGLFVALVDKGGPYRTRARSMGTMTVLGAGVGLLIVLPSPFWVDVALTLFWVTACGFARSFGDTPGIVGMLLANLFVVSLALPQRGPAAALVQAAWFVAGGLWSMFLALVLWPLRPYRPARLAISACYDELADLADAVAGWPMEGPSRVGTWESVQRAARMRQSLEAARAMLGATRQGRQEESGRGEHLLVLLEDADALSLLLTAMSEALDEAPRQGACRAARIEAQHALGALAVELRGVVGALARGSVPAPTSWDAERVTRVLQVDGGLPEPARSQYSHVAGLLGRLREYSAVALDVAARLESGKPLPERDLEVLGQGARRKRSAWAVLRDHLTPESVVFRHALRLGITASVATALAEGLGLNHWYWVTISVIVVLQPYAGLTTEKGLQRVAGTFLGSVMAMGLAHVLPERWMMFAAIVLLVCVSVSVRPLNFTVYQVLLAPALVLLAEIQTGDWRLAGVRILNTLLGGGLALLGIRLLWPSPEHARFGEEVACVLKADQAYLRDVARTPVSSEVALREARRKVGVALLSAEASFQRLLSEWKGPAKELEPGMALITYARRFSAAVTALAASRAWHPGADLGPVVRYVSDALEELSAALVSRRVPSALKREAPDFGDADALARTQVERLVRQLRVLHHAVERMPPALRSSEDGAMPAPA comes from the coding sequence ATGCGCGAGGACGGAGGCGACACGGCGGCGGAGGGGTGGGTGGCCCCCCGGGGGCGGGCGGCGCGGGGACACCTGCCCCGCCATGTCGCGGGCCTCTTCCGCTTCCAGCCAGGCCGGCCCGCGGTCGCCGCGGGACTCCGCACGGCGCTGGCGCTGGGTGTGCCGTTGATGGTCTCCGCGCTGCTGGGCAACCCGGCGGCGTCGTGGGCGGGCATGGCGGGCCTCTTCGTCGCGCTGGTGGACAAGGGCGGGCCGTACCGCACGCGTGCGCGCTCCATGGGGACCATGACGGTGCTGGGCGCGGGGGTGGGGCTGCTCATCGTGCTGCCCAGTCCCTTCTGGGTGGACGTGGCGCTGACGCTCTTCTGGGTGACGGCGTGCGGTTTCGCGCGCAGCTTCGGAGACACGCCGGGCATCGTCGGCATGCTGCTGGCCAACCTGTTCGTGGTGTCGCTGGCCCTGCCGCAGCGTGGACCGGCGGCGGCGCTGGTGCAGGCGGCCTGGTTCGTGGCGGGCGGCCTGTGGTCCATGTTCCTGGCGCTGGTGTTGTGGCCGCTGCGGCCGTACCGCCCGGCGCGGCTCGCCATCTCGGCCTGCTACGACGAGCTGGCGGACCTGGCGGACGCCGTGGCGGGCTGGCCCATGGAGGGGCCCTCGCGGGTGGGCACGTGGGAGTCGGTGCAGCGGGCCGCGCGCATGCGGCAGTCGCTGGAGGCGGCGCGCGCGATGCTGGGGGCCACGCGCCAGGGGCGGCAGGAGGAGAGCGGCCGGGGCGAGCACCTGCTGGTGCTGCTGGAGGACGCGGACGCGCTGTCGCTCCTGCTCACGGCGATGTCGGAGGCGCTGGACGAGGCGCCGCGACAGGGCGCGTGCCGCGCGGCGCGCATCGAGGCGCAGCATGCATTGGGCGCGCTGGCGGTGGAGCTGCGGGGCGTGGTGGGCGCGCTGGCGCGGGGCTCGGTGCCGGCGCCGACGTCGTGGGACGCGGAGCGGGTGACGCGCGTGCTCCAGGTGGACGGCGGCCTGCCGGAGCCGGCGCGCTCGCAGTATTCGCACGTGGCGGGGCTGCTCGGGCGGCTGCGGGAGTACAGCGCGGTGGCGCTGGACGTGGCGGCGCGGCTGGAGAGCGGCAAGCCGCTGCCGGAGCGCGACCTGGAGGTGCTGGGGCAGGGGGCTCGCCGCAAGCGCTCGGCATGGGCGGTGCTGCGCGACCACCTGACGCCGGAGTCGGTGGTCTTCCGGCACGCGCTGCGGCTGGGAATCACCGCGTCGGTGGCGACGGCGCTGGCGGAGGGGCTGGGGCTCAACCACTGGTACTGGGTGACCATCTCGGTGATTGTCGTGTTGCAGCCGTACGCGGGGCTCACGACGGAGAAGGGGCTTCAGCGCGTGGCGGGGACGTTCCTGGGCAGCGTGATGGCCATGGGGCTGGCGCACGTGCTGCCCGAGCGGTGGATGATGTTCGCGGCCATCGTGTTGCTGGTCTGCGTGTCGGTGAGCGTGCGGCCCCTGAACTTCACGGTGTACCAGGTGCTGCTGGCACCGGCGCTGGTGCTGCTCGCGGAGATTCAAACAGGGGACTGGCGGCTCGCGGGCGTGCGCATCCTCAACACGCTGTTGGGCGGGGGGCTGGCGCTGCTGGGCATCCGGCTGCTCTGGCCCAGCCCCGAGCACGCGCGCTTCGGCGAGGAGGTGGCGTGCGTGCTGAAGGCGGACCAGGCCTACCTGCGCGACGTGGCGCGGACGCCGGTGTCCTCGGAGGTGGCGCTGCGCGAGGCCCGGCGCAAGGTGGGCGTGGCGCTGCTGTCCGCGGAGGCGTCGTTCCAGCGGCTGCTCAGCGAATGGAAGGGACCGGCGAAGGAGCTGGAGCCGGGGATGGCGTTGATCACCTACGCCCGGCGCTTCTCGGCGGCGGTGACGGCGCTGGCGGCGAGCCGAGCCTGGCATCCGGGGGCGGACCTGGGCCCGGTGGTGCGCTACGTGTCGGACGCGCTGGAGGAGCTGTCCGCGGCGCTGGTATCGCGCCGCGTGCCGTCCGCGCTCAAGCGCGAGGCGCCTGACTTCGGGGACGCCGATGCGCTGGCGCGCACGCAGGTGGAGCGGCTGGTGCGCCAGCTGCGTGTGCTCCACCACGCGGTGGAGCGCATGCCACCCGCGCTGCGCTCTTCGGAGGACGGCGCTATGCCCGCTCCAGCTTGA